A region from the Spirochaeta thermophila DSM 6192 genome encodes:
- a CDS encoding ABC transporter substrate-binding protein, with amino-acid sequence MKKLSFLLVGLVVAVLLAGCAKKEEAAAAAPAKIVVWSFTDELQRPLDRFKEKTGIDYEFTIVPHEDYMTKLRQVLVSGVNVPDVFTGEQQFVRELVESGYWDDLSGPPYNADVSDMYPYAVEMATDADGKLRGLTWQTTPGGVFYRRGIAKEYLGTDDPQEVGKYFASLDKMLETARMMKAKSGDSVKFLPTLVETQWIPYAQRKHAFVEDGKFILDDVYLPYFDFVKTLRDEGLTAEAGQWGPAWYDGMKKDSNIFAYFGCTWFLHYVLKANAPDSEGDWGLTSPPAFYFWGGTWLGIYSDSKNKENAWKFVHMFTLEEETLEWWAKETGDFISNRKVVEKIKDTFSEPYLGGQNHYAFFAELAPKVNGSLVTGKDQNILGFINRAVADYANGVKSKEDAIQWIKEQVKNAYPELTVE; translated from the coding sequence ATGAAGAAGCTCTCCTTTCTTCTGGTAGGACTCGTTGTGGCAGTGCTCCTCGCAGGATGTGCGAAGAAGGAGGAGGCTGCGGCAGCTGCTCCTGCCAAGATCGTGGTATGGTCCTTCACCGACGAGCTCCAGAGGCCCCTCGATCGGTTCAAGGAGAAGACCGGCATCGACTACGAGTTCACCATCGTGCCCCACGAGGACTACATGACGAAGCTCAGACAGGTGCTCGTCTCCGGTGTGAACGTGCCCGACGTGTTCACCGGTGAACAGCAGTTCGTGCGGGAGCTGGTGGAGAGCGGCTACTGGGACGACCTCTCCGGTCCTCCGTACAACGCCGATGTGTCCGACATGTATCCCTATGCCGTCGAGATGGCGACGGACGCGGACGGCAAGCTGAGGGGACTCACCTGGCAGACGACCCCCGGCGGTGTGTTCTACAGGAGGGGGATCGCGAAGGAGTACCTCGGAACCGACGATCCTCAGGAAGTGGGTAAGTACTTCGCCAGCCTGGACAAGATGCTCGAGACCGCCCGTATGATGAAGGCGAAGAGCGGTGATAGCGTGAAGTTCCTCCCCACCTTGGTGGAGACCCAGTGGATCCCCTACGCCCAGCGGAAGCACGCCTTCGTGGAGGACGGGAAGTTCATCCTGGACGATGTGTATCTGCCCTACTTCGACTTCGTGAAGACCCTTCGTGACGAAGGCCTCACCGCCGAGGCAGGACAGTGGGGGCCCGCCTGGTACGACGGGATGAAGAAGGACTCCAATATCTTCGCCTACTTCGGTTGTACGTGGTTCCTTCACTACGTACTCAAGGCCAATGCCCCCGATTCAGAGGGTGACTGGGGACTCACTTCTCCTCCGGCCTTCTACTTCTGGGGCGGTACCTGGCTCGGTATCTACTCCGACAGCAAGAACAAGGAGAACGCCTGGAAGTTCGTCCACATGTTCACCCTCGAAGAGGAGACCCTCGAGTGGTGGGCGAAGGAGACGGGCGACTTCATCAGCAACCGGAAGGTGGTGGAGAAGATCAAGGACACCTTCTCCGAACCCTATCTCGGTGGCCAGAACCACTATGCCTTCTTCGCGGAGCTCGCGCCGAAGGTGAACGGTTCGCTCGTGACCGGAAAGGACCAGAACATCCTCGGCTTCATCAACCGGGCGGTGGCCGATTACGCCAACGGTGTGAAGAGCAAGGAAGATGCGATCCAGTGGATCAAGGAACAGGTGAAGAACGCCTATCCTGAGCTCACCGTGGAGTAA
- a CDS encoding methylglyoxal synthase: MDFVKTIGLVAHDNRKQDLIEWVRWNYKTLIQHRLVCTGTTGKLVQRTIEELMEPGDRQAHPIVQLKSGPLGGDQQMGAMIAEGKIDILIFLWDPMEPQPHDVDVKALLRIAVLYNIPVANNRSTADFIISSPLFYQRYEPVRKDYSVYLRRSIPGVDARGGAS, encoded by the coding sequence ATGGACTTCGTGAAGACCATAGGCCTCGTGGCCCACGACAACCGGAAACAGGACCTCATCGAATGGGTGAGGTGGAACTACAAGACCCTCATACAACACAGGCTGGTCTGCACGGGCACCACCGGGAAGCTCGTCCAGCGCACCATAGAGGAGCTCATGGAGCCCGGCGACCGACAGGCCCACCCCATCGTCCAGCTCAAATCGGGACCCCTCGGAGGAGACCAGCAGATGGGCGCCATGATCGCCGAAGGGAAGATAGACATCCTCATCTTCCTCTGGGATCCCATGGAACCACAACCTCACGACGTGGATGTGAAGGCACTCCTCAGGATCGCCGTGCTTTACAACATCCCCGTTGCCAACAACAGGTCGACGGCCGACTTCATCATCTCCTCCCCCCTCTTCTATCAACGGTACGAGCCCGTCCGGAAGGACTATTCCGTGTACCTCAGACGGAGCATCCCCGGCGTCGACGCCCGAGGAGGAGCCTCGTGA
- the rdgB gene encoding RdgB/HAM1 family non-canonical purine NTP pyrophosphatase translates to MTIYLASNNRHKKEEIAPLLSPHPLLLPEDAGIEFHCEERGATFLENALTKAQTLYDLVKAPVLADDSGLSVEALGGAPGVRSARFGEEAGRSLSTEEKNALLLRMLHGESDRRAAFVSCMVLLLSPQRFYIVQETLEGAIAHEARGTHGFGYDPIFLLPDGRHLAELSLEEKNRISHRGKAARKLRLLMEDLT, encoded by the coding sequence GTGACCATCTACCTCGCGAGCAACAACCGCCACAAGAAAGAGGAGATCGCCCCCCTCCTCTCGCCTCATCCCCTTCTCCTTCCGGAAGACGCAGGGATCGAATTTCACTGTGAGGAAAGGGGGGCCACCTTCCTGGAAAATGCCCTCACCAAGGCCCAGACACTCTACGACCTGGTGAAAGCACCAGTCCTCGCCGACGACTCGGGCCTCTCGGTGGAGGCATTGGGTGGTGCTCCGGGTGTGCGATCGGCTCGTTTCGGGGAGGAGGCGGGAAGGAGCCTCTCCACAGAGGAGAAGAACGCCCTCCTTCTCAGGATGCTCCATGGCGAGAGCGACAGGAGGGCGGCCTTCGTATCTTGCATGGTGCTCCTCCTCTCCCCGCAACGGTTCTACATCGTCCAGGAAACCCTCGAGGGCGCCATCGCGCACGAAGCACGGGGCACCCACGGCTTCGGCTACGATCCCATCTTTCTCCTCCCCGACGGACGGCACCTTGCCGAGCTCTCACTCGAGGAGAAGAACCGTATCTCCCACAGGGGCAAGGCCGCCCGGAAACTACGCCTACTCATGGAGGACCTCACATGA
- the pepF gene encoding oligoendopeptidase F, with the protein MTDLPTRDQQSQEDCWDLSSLFPSDRAWEEALTKVKGMLPDLTSYRGRLAGGDASTVGGFLRRYFEVLEEMEALGVYAYLRLSEDGGDPDRQRLWNTYLSWSTEFQSALSFVEPELVRLSGTVVEELLHREDLVDFRIWLEKLLRYRPHILPEEQERILATLSLPRSLARRTFSSLNDVDLAFGTISTPEGERPLTHGTYLWFMEHPDRSLREQAYTRYLEVYKSHQHTLATLYATQVQQDAAEARLRNHPSSLHAALFADNVPVDLYTHLITQVETAIPLLHEYWKLRADLLELHPLRLFDTKVPLVKEVEVHYPYEQAVDLVAEALSPLGEDYTRTMREGLLGGWVDRYENRGKRSGAFSYGSYRGAPYILLNYDPRVIRHVFTLAHEAGHSMHSYYSARSNPFPHYQYSIFEAEVASTFNEELLLHRLLSTTEDPRLTLHLHNRHVDEIIGTYFRQTMFAEFELVCHRAAEEGHPLTTDFFLETYRGLLEKYFGPAVSIEELDSYECLRIPHFYRSFYVYQYATGITAAVTLSKAVIEGKEGAVEAYLRFLSRGGSSFPLETLGEAGVDLLSEGPYQVLHHVFAEHLEALKTGLERT; encoded by the coding sequence ATGACCGACCTTCCTACCCGAGACCAACAGAGCCAGGAAGACTGCTGGGATCTCTCCTCCCTCTTTCCCTCGGACAGAGCATGGGAGGAGGCACTCACCAAGGTCAAAGGCATGCTCCCCGACCTCACCTCGTACAGGGGAAGACTCGCCGGGGGAGATGCATCCACCGTGGGGGGCTTCCTCCGCCGGTACTTCGAGGTCCTCGAGGAGATGGAGGCCCTGGGCGTCTACGCCTACCTCCGTCTCTCAGAGGACGGCGGAGACCCCGACCGCCAGAGGCTCTGGAATACCTACCTCTCCTGGAGCACGGAGTTCCAGAGCGCACTCAGCTTCGTGGAGCCCGAGCTCGTCCGCCTGAGCGGGACAGTGGTGGAGGAACTCCTCCATCGCGAAGACCTTGTCGACTTCCGCATATGGCTCGAGAAGCTCCTCCGCTACCGTCCCCACATCCTCCCCGAGGAGCAGGAACGCATCCTCGCCACCCTCTCCCTCCCCCGCTCCCTCGCGAGACGCACCTTCTCCTCACTCAACGACGTCGACCTCGCCTTCGGGACCATCTCCACCCCGGAGGGGGAACGCCCCCTCACCCACGGGACCTACCTCTGGTTCATGGAGCACCCCGATCGGAGCCTCCGGGAACAGGCGTACACCCGCTACCTCGAGGTCTACAAGTCCCATCAGCATACCCTCGCCACCCTCTACGCCACCCAGGTCCAGCAGGACGCCGCCGAAGCCCGGCTCAGGAACCACCCCTCCTCCCTCCACGCCGCCCTCTTCGCCGACAACGTGCCGGTGGATCTCTACACCCACCTGATCACCCAGGTGGAGACGGCCATCCCTCTCCTCCACGAGTACTGGAAGTTGCGCGCCGACCTCCTCGAGCTACACCCCTTGCGACTCTTCGACACCAAGGTCCCCCTCGTGAAGGAGGTGGAGGTCCACTATCCGTACGAACAGGCCGTGGACCTCGTCGCAGAGGCACTCTCCCCCCTGGGAGAGGACTATACCCGCACCATGCGGGAGGGCCTCCTCGGCGGATGGGTGGACCGCTACGAAAACAGGGGAAAGCGATCCGGCGCCTTCTCCTACGGCAGCTACAGGGGGGCCCCCTACATCCTCCTCAACTACGACCCCCGGGTCATCCGCCACGTCTTCACCCTCGCCCACGAGGCGGGCCACTCCATGCACTCCTACTACAGCGCCCGCTCCAATCCCTTCCCCCACTACCAGTACTCCATCTTCGAAGCCGAGGTCGCATCCACCTTCAACGAGGAACTCCTCCTCCATCGTCTCCTCTCCACCACGGAGGACCCGAGACTCACCCTCCACCTCCATAACCGCCACGTGGACGAGATCATAGGGACCTACTTCAGACAGACGATGTTCGCCGAGTTCGAGCTCGTCTGTCATCGGGCGGCCGAGGAGGGGCACCCCCTCACCACGGACTTCTTCCTCGAGACGTACCGCGGGCTGCTTGAGAAGTACTTCGGTCCCGCCGTCTCGATAGAGGAACTCGACTCCTACGAGTGTCTCCGGATCCCTCACTTCTACCGCTCCTTCTACGTCTATCAGTACGCCACCGGTATCACCGCAGCCGTCACCCTCTCAAAGGCCGTGATAGAGGGGAAGGAAGGCGCCGTGGAGGCCTACCTCAGGTTCCTCTCACGCGGCGGGAGCAGCTTTCCACTCGAGACACTCGGGGAAGCAGGGGTGGACCTCCTCTCCGAGGGTCCCTACCAGGTGCTCCACCACGTCTTCGCGGAGCACCTCGAGGCGCTCAAAACAGGGCTCGAGAGGACGTGA
- the lnt gene encoding apolipoprotein N-acyltransferase translates to MRVWCEGRTGGGRFCLLVVSSVLFALSFPNHVVLAGIPLLAYVALVPVFPVVRYGRWIEMPFYGIFYGFLSYALFNYWLAPFHPLAIIIVPVIYATYFLMVFPLLKLADVLFPRRGYLVQTLVWIAYEYLKTTGFLGYAYGIMGYSQYAFLPLIQIADVTGVWGVSLLVVFPSAFLGWGLMHGVHRLREWCAKERWVIAGYGLLLLVVLAYGLFAPVDYSTAPRWKVALVQHDKDPWKGGLAAYRDGLERLMRLSDEALEEDPGIEAVVWSETAFVPSIYWHLHVGRDPESTALVDRLLTYLDSRDTVFVFGNDDGRPVKDAQGRISRVDYNAVYVWKDGELLGPYRKIHLVPFTEHFPYERQFPAIYQWLKNADTHFWEKGSDYTVFDLGKVRISTLVCFEDTFGYLSREFVRRGAEVLVNLTNDSWSGLPSNAMQHMTISVFRAVENRRSLVRSTNGGITTAVSPNGEILATLPPFVQDYLVCEVPVFTGRTTLYTRWGDWFAWFVLALASLLLAGGLVLHLRTRLLRSR, encoded by the coding sequence ATGCGGGTCTGGTGTGAGGGACGGACGGGAGGCGGGAGGTTCTGTCTCCTGGTGGTGAGCAGCGTTCTTTTCGCCCTCTCTTTTCCCAATCATGTCGTGCTCGCAGGGATTCCCCTTCTCGCCTACGTCGCACTGGTTCCGGTGTTCCCGGTGGTGCGGTACGGCCGTTGGATCGAGATGCCGTTCTACGGCATCTTCTACGGCTTCCTTTCGTACGCCCTCTTCAACTATTGGCTCGCTCCGTTCCATCCGTTGGCGATCATCATCGTGCCGGTGATCTATGCCACCTATTTCCTGATGGTCTTCCCCCTGCTCAAACTCGCCGACGTCCTGTTTCCCAGGCGGGGGTATCTGGTGCAGACCCTCGTCTGGATCGCGTACGAGTACCTCAAGACCACCGGCTTCCTGGGCTACGCCTACGGGATCATGGGGTATTCCCAGTACGCCTTCCTCCCTCTCATCCAGATCGCGGACGTGACCGGGGTCTGGGGTGTCTCTCTCCTCGTGGTCTTCCCTTCGGCCTTCCTTGGATGGGGCCTGATGCATGGGGTGCACCGTCTGAGGGAGTGGTGCGCCAAGGAGCGATGGGTCATAGCCGGATACGGCCTCCTTCTCCTCGTTGTCCTCGCCTACGGCCTCTTCGCGCCGGTGGACTACTCGACGGCTCCGAGGTGGAAGGTTGCACTCGTCCAGCACGACAAGGATCCGTGGAAGGGCGGGCTCGCGGCCTACCGTGACGGGCTCGAGCGCCTCATGCGGTTGAGCGACGAGGCTCTCGAGGAGGATCCCGGGATCGAGGCCGTGGTGTGGTCCGAGACCGCCTTCGTGCCCAGCATCTACTGGCACCTCCACGTGGGAAGGGATCCCGAGTCCACTGCGCTGGTCGACCGCCTCCTCACCTACCTCGACTCACGGGATACGGTGTTCGTGTTCGGGAACGACGACGGCCGGCCGGTGAAGGATGCGCAGGGCAGGATCTCTCGCGTGGACTACAATGCGGTCTACGTGTGGAAGGACGGCGAGCTCCTCGGGCCGTACCGCAAGATCCATCTCGTGCCCTTCACCGAACACTTCCCCTATGAGAGACAGTTCCCTGCGATCTACCAGTGGCTCAAGAACGCCGACACCCACTTCTGGGAGAAGGGCTCCGATTACACGGTGTTCGACCTGGGCAAGGTGAGGATTTCCACCCTCGTGTGCTTCGAGGACACCTTCGGGTATCTTTCCCGGGAGTTCGTCCGGCGGGGGGCGGAGGTGCTCGTGAACCTCACCAACGACAGCTGGTCCGGGCTCCCGAGCAATGCGATGCAACACATGACGATCTCGGTCTTCAGGGCGGTGGAGAACAGGCGGTCCCTCGTGCGTAGTACGAACGGAGGGATCACCACCGCCGTCTCCCCCAACGGCGAGATCCTCGCCACCCTCCCCCCGTTCGTGCAGGACTACCTCGTCTGTGAGGTGCCTGTCTTCACCGGACGCACGACCCTCTATACCCGTTGGGGCGACTGGTTCGCCTGGTTCGTCCTCGCTCTCGCCTCCCTCCTCCTCGCAGGGGGGCTCGTCCTGCACCTCAGGACACGCCTCCTCCGTTCGCGTTGA
- a CDS encoding HU family DNA-binding protein — protein MARKTEKLTKAQIVENISQHCDLSKKDIQFVIDSFFSEVKRALVEGKTVELRGFGTFEIRVRKGRDRARNPKTGEIVKVEDHGVAVFRPGKELKDSVWNVRM, from the coding sequence GTGGCAAGGAAGACGGAAAAACTGACCAAGGCCCAGATCGTTGAGAATATTTCGCAGCACTGTGACCTGAGCAAGAAGGATATCCAGTTCGTCATCGATTCCTTTTTTTCCGAGGTGAAGCGGGCACTTGTGGAAGGAAAGACCGTGGAACTGCGGGGGTTCGGGACCTTCGAGATCCGCGTGAGGAAGGGCAGGGATCGTGCCCGCAATCCCAAGACGGGTGAGATCGTGAAGGTCGAGGATCATGGGGTGGCGGTCTTCCGTCCGGGCAAAGAACTGAAAGATTCCGTGTGGAACGTGAGGATGTGA
- the rpsT gene encoding 30S ribosomal protein S20, whose translation MATKSALKRHRQSVKRYLRNKAAKSRIRTEVKKFLAAVSEGDKEKAEAQLRVAVKYLDTYARKGIIHPNTAARKKSRLYKKLNAMSAG comes from the coding sequence TTGGCTACCAAGAGTGCATTGAAGCGGCACAGGCAGAGTGTGAAGCGCTATCTGCGGAACAAGGCTGCGAAGAGCCGCATACGGACCGAGGTGAAGAAGTTCCTGGCTGCGGTGAGCGAGGGCGACAAGGAGAAGGCCGAGGCCCAGCTGCGTGTGGCGGTGAAGTATCTCGACACCTATGCGAGGAAAGGCATCATCCACCCGAACACGGCGGCCCGGAAGAAGTCCCGCCTCTACAAGAAGTTGAATGCCATGAGTGCGGGATAA
- a CDS encoding PSP1 domain-containing protein, with amino-acid sequence MNERQSPCASCGGCEPRTEGSPAAWVVKVVHTSETEICREPHGWTPLPGDHVIVESKYGKDLGKVLGPVRDISRFLQGRKPEEVLRRIHRKATAEDIERYEHLKVEEDRAFRICIQKIEEHRLDMKLVSVHYLTDEPKILFFFTAEGRVDFRALVRDLVAVFKKRIELRQIGVRDETRLLGGVGICGRGLCCHAVTDHLVPVSIRMAKAQNLSLNSMKISGPCGRLLCCLAYEAETYEVERAHFPPENTRLRYADAQYKVLEVNVLTRKVILAGPEGQRLVLPGDAFVWDEDGKTWTFREGALSSLD; translated from the coding sequence ATGAACGAACGGCAGAGCCCCTGTGCCTCCTGCGGGGGGTGTGAACCTCGCACTGAGGGGAGCCCCGCTGCGTGGGTGGTGAAGGTTGTCCATACGAGCGAGACCGAGATCTGCAGAGAGCCACACGGGTGGACCCCGCTCCCCGGAGATCATGTGATCGTAGAGAGCAAGTACGGGAAGGATCTGGGGAAGGTGCTCGGACCGGTGCGGGACATCTCCCGATTCCTCCAGGGGAGGAAGCCCGAAGAGGTGCTCCGGCGCATCCACCGCAAGGCCACGGCCGAGGATATCGAGCGGTATGAACACCTCAAGGTGGAAGAGGACCGGGCCTTCCGGATCTGCATCCAGAAGATCGAGGAGCACCGTCTCGACATGAAGCTGGTCTCGGTGCACTATCTCACGGACGAGCCGAAGATCCTCTTCTTCTTCACCGCTGAGGGGAGGGTCGATTTCCGGGCCCTTGTCCGGGATCTCGTGGCGGTCTTCAAGAAACGGATAGAGCTCCGTCAGATCGGCGTCCGGGATGAGACCCGTCTCCTGGGCGGGGTGGGGATCTGCGGCCGTGGACTCTGTTGCCATGCCGTCACCGATCACCTCGTCCCGGTTTCCATCAGGATGGCCAAGGCGCAGAACCTCTCCCTCAACTCGATGAAGATTTCGGGACCCTGTGGAAGGCTCCTCTGCTGTCTCGCCTACGAGGCCGAGACCTACGAGGTCGAGAGGGCCCACTTCCCGCCGGAGAATACGCGTCTCCGCTACGCAGACGCCCAGTACAAGGTGCTGGAGGTGAACGTCCTCACCCGGAAGGTGATCCTCGCAGGGCCCGAAGGGCAGCGGCTCGTGCTCCCAGGGGATGCCTTCGTCTGGGACGAGGACGGGAAGACGTGGACCTTCAGGGAGGGAGCCCTCTCGTCGCTCGATTGA
- a CDS encoding YaaR family protein, producing MEPVEPGAGYFFASLHPEAGAPPRGRKPRRGKRVSFRSLFSRETAQEVERPLGADEGGGAIESLEALVDGVHEAGERLKEHPTLSQARAYREAVKRLLSYAVKRMLTLEEHTSGSHLVRRKKYALVRVIDEKLERLVSGILLQQVDQLSLLARVEEIQGLLVDLFS from the coding sequence ATGGAACCGGTGGAGCCCGGAGCCGGCTACTTCTTCGCCTCGCTCCATCCCGAAGCAGGTGCGCCTCCCCGTGGGAGGAAACCCCGGAGAGGGAAGCGTGTTTCCTTCCGCTCCCTGTTCTCAAGGGAGACGGCGCAGGAGGTGGAGAGGCCCCTCGGAGCGGATGAGGGTGGGGGGGCGATAGAGAGCCTCGAAGCCCTCGTCGATGGGGTGCACGAAGCCGGCGAGCGCCTCAAGGAACATCCTACGCTCTCCCAGGCGCGGGCCTACAGGGAGGCGGTGAAACGCCTCCTCTCCTACGCCGTGAAGCGCATGCTCACGCTCGAAGAGCACACTTCAGGATCCCACCTCGTCCGGAGGAAGAAGTACGCCCTGGTGAGGGTGATCGACGAGAAGCTGGAACGTCTGGTCTCGGGGATCCTCTTGCAACAGGTGGATCAGCTCTCCCTTCTCGCACGGGTGGAGGAGATCCAGGGCCTCCTCGTTGATTTATTTTCCTGA
- a CDS encoding bactofilin family protein: MSETHVNSIIGAGTLLEGTIKGAHFLRVDGDVIGTIEVSGEVVIGKNARCEGVLRAGKVTVGGVFRGEMEVRKGVHLLSSGVVMGTVRAPALRIDEGAVFHARCAVRPEAAQDGDTPVIHPSRAAG; the protein is encoded by the coding sequence ATGAGCGAGACACACGTCAATTCCATCATCGGTGCAGGTACACTCCTGGAGGGCACCATAAAGGGTGCCCACTTCCTCCGTGTCGACGGGGATGTGATAGGGACCATCGAGGTGAGTGGAGAGGTGGTCATCGGAAAGAACGCCCGGTGTGAGGGAGTGCTCAGGGCGGGGAAGGTGACGGTCGGTGGGGTCTTCAGGGGCGAGATGGAGGTGAGGAAAGGTGTGCATCTCCTCTCCTCCGGAGTGGTGATGGGAACCGTGCGGGCGCCAGCCCTCAGGATCGACGAGGGTGCGGTCTTCCATGCCCGGTGTGCGGTCCGTCCGGAGGCAGCCCAGGACGGGGACACGCCGGTCATCCATCCTTCCAGGGCGGCGGGCTGA
- a CDS encoding M23 family metallopeptidase, which produces MSVTRNYKRLEEAASRKAFWRIKRLGQAIGGILGRLGGIAKKKYTIMLIPHFEDKVINIQVSLFLLLFLGVLLVGVVAGFVWTGSRVTGITALLEQKEASLSSVEANLDKVKGELSELREVAALFKQSLAQTASLLGETGDDPGEDLQEEGDLAGISHELSLSAGDIKELAEIRELKVSLQQAVDSLSQVQNVLNAQKELLVNIPSIWPVQGGRGIITQYFGPSIHPFYKYWYLHKGVDIAYPYAVPILATANGKVVEAKSDPLGWGNYVVIRHRYGFYTRYAHLQYYLVKKGQEVHQGQVIGMMGSTGLSTGRHLHYEVMIGSEVIDPLKFLNISHQHVVVED; this is translated from the coding sequence GTGTCAGTGACACGTAATTATAAACGTCTGGAAGAGGCGGCGAGCAGGAAGGCCTTCTGGCGCATCAAACGGTTGGGGCAGGCGATAGGTGGGATCCTCGGCAGGCTCGGGGGCATTGCAAAAAAGAAGTACACCATCATGCTCATCCCCCACTTCGAAGACAAGGTGATCAATATCCAGGTGTCCCTCTTCCTCCTCCTCTTTCTGGGGGTCCTCCTCGTGGGGGTGGTAGCGGGCTTCGTGTGGACCGGCTCAAGGGTCACGGGCATCACGGCCCTCCTCGAACAGAAGGAGGCCTCGCTCTCCTCCGTGGAGGCGAACCTGGACAAGGTGAAGGGTGAGCTCTCGGAACTGCGGGAGGTGGCGGCCCTTTTCAAGCAGTCCCTCGCCCAGACCGCCTCGCTTCTGGGGGAGACGGGGGACGATCCCGGCGAGGATCTCCAGGAAGAGGGTGATCTCGCGGGGATCTCTCACGAGCTCTCCCTCAGTGCAGGGGACATCAAGGAACTCGCGGAGATCAGGGAGCTGAAGGTTTCCCTCCAGCAGGCGGTCGATTCGCTTTCACAGGTGCAGAACGTGTTGAATGCCCAGAAGGAACTGTTGGTGAACATCCCGAGCATATGGCCCGTCCAGGGCGGCAGGGGTATCATCACCCAGTACTTCGGTCCCTCGATCCATCCCTTCTACAAGTACTGGTACCTTCACAAGGGGGTGGATATCGCCTATCCCTATGCGGTGCCCATCTTGGCCACCGCGAACGGCAAGGTGGTGGAGGCGAAGTCGGATCCCCTGGGCTGGGGGAACTACGTGGTCATCCGCCATCGCTATGGATTCTATACCCGGTACGCCCATCTCCAGTACTATCTGGTGAAGAAGGGTCAGGAGGTCCATCAGGGCCAGGTGATCGGGATGATGGGGTCCACCGGCCTCTCCACGGGTCGGCACCTCCACTACGAGGTGATGATCGGTTCCGAGGTGATCGATCCTCTCAAGTTCTTGAATATCTCTCACCAGCATGTGGTGGTAGAGGATTGA
- a CDS encoding TatD family hydrolase yields MRLFDSHAHIGLIHEDPIEQLIVVQEAKQAGVVGIVSICNSLRDFSTVYENLKSVSHVYHAVGVAPSEVTSPGRDWELKIEESVRLPRVVAIGETGLDYYRKFGDRDSQIELFIRQLELAEKFDLPVIIHNREAGKDVLEILREKLPPRGGILHCFSENWDFARKALELNLYISFAGNVTYRNARDLQEVARKIPLDRMLVETESPFMVPSVYRGKRNRPSYLAETVKFLAEIREESAEEIAEVTCQNALTFFRIAQ; encoded by the coding sequence ATGCGATTGTTCGACTCGCATGCACATATAGGATTGATCCACGAAGACCCCATCGAGCAGCTCATCGTCGTCCAGGAGGCGAAGCAGGCGGGGGTGGTGGGCATCGTGAGCATCTGCAACAGCCTGCGTGATTTCTCCACCGTCTATGAAAACCTCAAGTCGGTCTCTCATGTGTACCACGCCGTGGGGGTCGCGCCTTCAGAGGTCACCAGTCCGGGGAGAGACTGGGAACTCAAGATCGAGGAGAGCGTACGCCTCCCCCGTGTTGTAGCTATCGGCGAAACAGGCCTGGATTATTACCGAAAATTCGGCGATCGGGACTCCCAGATCGAACTCTTCATCAGGCAGCTTGAACTGGCCGAGAAGTTCGACCTCCCCGTGATCATTCACAACCGTGAGGCCGGCAAGGACGTGCTCGAGATACTGCGGGAAAAGCTCCCCCCCCGCGGCGGCATTCTGCACTGCTTCTCCGAGAACTGGGACTTCGCCCGGAAGGCCCTCGAGCTCAATCTCTACATCTCCTTCGCGGGAAACGTGACCTACAGGAACGCCCGCGATCTCCAGGAAGTCGCGCGCAAGATCCCCCTCGATCGCATGCTGGTGGAGACCGAGAGTCCCTTCATGGTCCCGTCGGTCTATCGGGGGAAGCGCAACCGTCCCTCATACCTGGCGGAGACCGTGAAGTTTCTCGCCGAGATCAGGGAGGAGAGCGCCGAGGAGATCGCCGAGGTCACGTGTCAAAACGCCCTCACCTTCTTCCGGATAGCACAATAG